A stretch of Pseudomonas sp. 7SR1 DNA encodes these proteins:
- a CDS encoding YbjN domain-containing protein, whose translation MTSLIEHVSPTSLTELLQSAGYRVNETEQNGIVQLLSASQGIGFAVRFGNPTPTAGQYLDFTFSCALRVQGELPAGLAELWNASRRFARLSVQGEFLVMEMDVVVAAGVSGDHLRSHLELWDRLLQEFIVYLREYSQNAARLQASAEASVEEASAS comes from the coding sequence ATGACTTCATTGATTGAACACGTTTCCCCGACATCGCTGACCGAGCTGTTGCAAAGCGCCGGTTACCGGGTCAACGAAACGGAGCAGAACGGCATCGTGCAGCTGCTCAGCGCCAGCCAGGGTATCGGCTTCGCGGTACGCTTCGGCAATCCGACGCCCACTGCGGGGCAGTACCTGGACTTCACGTTCAGCTGCGCCTTGCGGGTCCAGGGCGAGCTGCCGGCCGGGCTGGCCGAGCTGTGGAATGCCTCGCGGCGCTTTGCCCGGCTGTCGGTGCAGGGCGAGTTCCTGGTGATGGAGATGGACGTGGTGGTCGCCGCCGGCGTCAGCGGCGATCACCTGCGCAGCCACCTGGAACTGTGGGACCGTCTGTTGCAGGAGTTCATCGTCTACCTGCGCGAGTACAGCCAGAACGCGGCGCGCCTGCAGGCTTCGGCCGAGGCATCGGTGGAGGAGGCCAGCGCATCGTGA
- a CDS encoding DNA repair protein, which translates to MKRRAMGSCPAALLVLGLLLNSGAHGEGLEERLRAQLRSTTAQLQALQSEQAQASAARQAAEGQAREAQAQVKQLTAQLNKAQALNEQLAGRQESLQSQAQAQVAARNEQIGKFKKAYDELLTLARGKEAERARLEARLAERDTQVQQCSVKNQQMYEVAQSLLHAYETIDVTDVMKIRQPFAAKARVRFEELAQGFGDDLYKNRFDAPQASITH; encoded by the coding sequence ATGAAAAGGCGAGCCATGGGTTCATGCCCAGCCGCGTTGCTGGTGCTGGGCCTGCTATTGAACAGCGGTGCCCACGGCGAGGGCCTGGAGGAACGGCTGCGGGCGCAACTGCGCAGCACCACGGCCCAGTTGCAAGCCCTGCAAAGCGAGCAGGCCCAGGCCAGTGCGGCCCGACAGGCGGCCGAAGGCCAGGCCAGGGAGGCCCAGGCGCAGGTCAAGCAATTGACCGCGCAACTGAACAAGGCCCAGGCCTTGAACGAACAACTGGCCGGGCGCCAGGAAAGCCTGCAGAGCCAGGCCCAGGCCCAGGTGGCCGCCCGCAATGAGCAGATCGGCAAATTCAAGAAAGCCTACGACGAGCTGCTGACCCTGGCCCGTGGCAAGGAGGCCGAGCGCGCCCGCCTGGAGGCCCGTCTGGCCGAACGTGACACACAAGTGCAGCAATGTTCGGTCAAGAATCAGCAGATGTACGAAGTCGCCCAGTCGTTGCTGCATGCCTATGAAACCATCGACGTCACCGATGTCATGAAGATTCGCCAGCCGTTCGCGGCCAAGGCCCGGGTACGTTTCGAAGAGCTGGCCCAAGGGTTTGGCGACGATCTCTACAAGAACCGTTTCGACGCCCCCCAGGCCTCGATTACTCATTGA
- the tpx gene encoding thiol peroxidase produces the protein MAQVTLKGNPVQVNGQLPQAGSKAPAFSLVAGNLSDVSLKDFAGKRKVLNIFPSVDTPTCATSVRKFNAQANALDNTVVLCISADLPFAQARFCGAEGLENVQNLSTLRGAEFIQNYGVAIADGPLKGLTARAVVVLDEEDNVLHSELVKEIAEEPNYDAALAVLK, from the coding sequence ATGGCTCAAGTCACCCTCAAAGGCAACCCGGTCCAGGTCAACGGCCAATTGCCACAAGCCGGTAGCAAGGCGCCAGCCTTTTCCCTGGTGGCCGGCAATCTGTCCGACGTGTCCCTGAAGGACTTCGCGGGCAAGCGCAAAGTACTGAACATTTTCCCAAGCGTCGACACCCCGACCTGCGCCACCTCCGTGCGCAAGTTCAATGCCCAGGCCAACGCACTGGATAACACCGTCGTGCTTTGTATTTCCGCCGACCTGCCGTTCGCACAGGCGCGCTTCTGCGGTGCCGAAGGCCTGGAGAATGTGCAGAACCTGTCCACCCTGCGCGGCGCCGAGTTCATCCAGAACTACGGCGTGGCCATTGCCGATGGTCCGCTGAAAGGCCTGACCGCTCGCGCCGTGGTGGTGCTGGACGAAGAGGACAACGTGCTGCACAGCGAACTGGTCAAGGAAATCGCTGAAGAGCCAAACTACGACGCTGCGCTGGCTGTCCTGAAATAA
- a CDS encoding DUF3313 domain-containing protein: MKLASVIGTICIASLALAGCSSKITQPDEYSGFLGDYSRLKEDKSPSGAEVMRWVDPKVDLDKYTSIYIEPTQLYPKPQPTVKIPQATLSGITGYYDQALQREAGKTLPLAKAPGPGVLVMRAAITAVSSKTEGLKPYEVVPIALVAAAVSTASGIRDQETTLGTEAVFLDGASNAVVAQVVRKGTGKPLSNESQVMKPDDVKGVMDGWASDLHQSFLKLKAR; encoded by the coding sequence ATGAAGCTCGCATCAGTGATTGGCACCATCTGCATCGCCTCGCTCGCCCTGGCTGGGTGTTCGAGCAAGATCACTCAGCCGGACGAGTATTCCGGGTTCCTGGGCGACTACAGCCGGCTCAAGGAAGACAAGTCACCGTCCGGTGCCGAGGTGATGCGCTGGGTCGATCCGAAGGTCGACCTGGACAAGTACACCAGCATCTACATCGAGCCGACCCAGCTGTACCCCAAGCCGCAACCGACGGTGAAGATTCCCCAGGCCACCTTGTCCGGCATCACCGGTTATTACGATCAGGCCCTCCAGCGTGAAGCGGGAAAAACGTTGCCGCTGGCCAAGGCGCCGGGGCCGGGTGTGCTGGTGATGCGCGCGGCGATCACCGCCGTCAGCAGCAAGACCGAAGGGCTGAAACCGTATGAGGTGGTGCCGATTGCGCTGGTGGCGGCGGCTGTCAGCACCGCCAGTGGCATCCGCGACCAGGAAACCACCCTGGGCACCGAAGCGGTCTTCCTCGATGGCGCCAGCAATGCCGTGGTGGCCCAGGTGGTGCGCAAGGGGACAGGCAAGCCGTTGTCCAACGAGTCCCAGGTGATGAAACCCGATGATGTCAAAGGTGTCATGGATGGCTGGGCTTCGGACCTGCATCAGTCGTTCCTCAAGCTCAAGGCCCGGTAG
- a CDS encoding LysR family transcriptional regulator — translation MTFIEPAGPQAITAYRAPLRAPEPWLALAGDIDPQVAQCFLVSARCGCFMQAARSLNVKAIWLRKQLMQLEARLQRSLFNFQGSALTLSREGRQLQSRLKALADESSPPLLDQPLVRLAVAESILHDILGRDLIALLRRNASARLQIITLDSELALQAVSADLVLWLSDPLGSVPGPSFPTLPPEHLARLDYLPHIAKRYSRPATRPGCLGDLNDYMLVQWQADRQPDSFAPWNTLLEQRRAGVVQVQSYELMLEMIRCSACIGLLPQYMSHFDRGLVALPGLFDVPMQRHLWMAVGTQARQTPEVRMLVEMIQHALYERRDWFQA, via the coding sequence ATGACCTTCATCGAGCCCGCAGGACCGCAGGCCATCACCGCTTATCGCGCACCGCTGCGCGCGCCCGAACCCTGGCTGGCCCTGGCCGGCGACATCGACCCCCAGGTGGCCCAGTGCTTCCTGGTGAGCGCCCGTTGTGGCTGTTTCATGCAGGCGGCTCGCAGCCTCAATGTCAAGGCGATCTGGCTGCGCAAGCAACTGATGCAGCTCGAGGCACGCCTGCAGCGCTCCCTGTTCAACTTCCAGGGCAGCGCCCTGACCCTCAGCCGGGAGGGGCGCCAATTGCAGTCCCGGCTGAAGGCCCTGGCCGATGAAAGCTCGCCACCCTTGCTGGACCAGCCATTGGTGCGCCTGGCGGTGGCCGAGTCGATCCTGCATGACATCCTGGGGCGTGACCTGATTGCGTTGTTGCGCCGCAATGCCAGTGCGCGGTTGCAAATCATCACCCTGGACAGTGAACTGGCGCTGCAAGCCGTCAGTGCCGACCTGGTGTTGTGGCTGAGCGACCCACTCGGTTCAGTGCCCGGGCCGAGCTTTCCCACGCTGCCGCCCGAGCATCTGGCGCGGCTGGACTACCTGCCTCACATCGCCAAGCGATATTCGCGGCCGGCAACCCGGCCGGGCTGCCTGGGCGACCTGAACGACTACATGCTGGTGCAGTGGCAGGCGGACCGGCAGCCGGACAGCTTCGCCCCGTGGAACACTCTCCTGGAACAGCGTCGGGCCGGCGTGGTGCAGGTGCAGTCCTATGAGCTGATGCTGGAAATGATTCGCTGCAGTGCCTGCATCGGCCTGTTGCCGCAGTATATGAGCCACTTCGACCGTGGCCTGGTGGCCTTGCCGGGGTTGTTCGACGTGCCGATGCAGCGCCACCTGTGGATGGCCGTCGGCACCCAGGCCCGGCAGACCCCGGAAGTGCGCATGCTGGTGGAGATGATTCAACACGCGCTGTACGAGCGCAGGGATTGGTTCCAGGCGTGA
- a CDS encoding MdtA/MuxA family multidrug efflux RND transporter periplasmic adaptor subunit — MVDHSMQSSVSRNSRRWLLSLFIVLVVAVVAWKFWPAGTDPKQGAGQKAAQGHTGRSGSMRPGFGGATGPVPVRVAPAVTGDFALYYKALGTVTALNTINVRSRVSGELVKIAFEEGQMVKAGDLLAEIDPRPYQNALLQAEGTLLQNQAQLKNAQVDLERYRGLYAEDSIAKQTLDTAAALVGQYQGTVKTNQAAVNDAKLNLEFTRIRAPISGRVGLRQLDIGNLVAANDTTALAVITQTQPISVVFTLPESNLDTVLARYRSGAKLPVEAWDRGDVKLQASGVLQSLDNQIDTTTGTLKFKARYDNRDQSLFPNQFVNVRLLADTLKGVVLAPTAAIQFGTNGTFVYALDGDRKVTIKTLKIGPSDGSNTVVTEGLAAGERVVLEGTDRLKEGSEVEVVNDSQDVPTTPTEHLQGKTAAGPSEPAVVDKAKKGGA; from the coding sequence ATGGTTGATCACTCCATGCAATCCTCCGTTTCTCGTAACTCCCGCCGCTGGCTGTTGAGCCTGTTCATCGTCTTGGTCGTCGCGGTGGTGGCCTGGAAATTCTGGCCCGCCGGCACGGATCCCAAGCAAGGGGCAGGGCAGAAAGCCGCACAGGGGCACACAGGGCGTTCGGGCAGCATGCGACCTGGCTTCGGTGGGGCCACGGGGCCGGTGCCGGTCCGGGTGGCGCCGGCAGTCACCGGGGACTTTGCGCTGTACTACAAGGCGCTGGGCACTGTCACGGCCCTCAATACCATCAACGTGCGCAGCCGGGTGAGCGGTGAGCTGGTCAAGATCGCCTTCGAAGAAGGGCAGATGGTCAAGGCCGGGGACCTGCTGGCCGAAATCGATCCGCGTCCCTACCAGAACGCCTTGCTCCAGGCTGAAGGCACGCTGTTGCAGAACCAGGCACAACTGAAGAACGCCCAGGTCGATCTTGAGCGCTATCGCGGGCTGTATGCCGAGGACAGCATCGCCAAGCAGACCCTGGATACCGCCGCCGCGCTGGTGGGCCAGTACCAGGGCACCGTCAAGACCAATCAGGCGGCGGTCAATGATGCCAAGCTCAACCTCGAATTCACCAGGATCCGTGCACCGATTTCCGGACGGGTCGGCCTGCGGCAGCTGGATATCGGCAACCTGGTGGCGGCCAACGACACCACGGCCCTGGCGGTCATTACCCAGACCCAACCCATCAGCGTTGTCTTCACCCTGCCGGAAAGCAATCTGGACACCGTGCTCGCCCGTTACCGCAGCGGCGCGAAACTGCCTGTCGAGGCCTGGGACCGCGGCGATGTGAAACTCCAGGCCAGCGGTGTGCTGCAAAGCCTGGACAACCAGATCGACACCACCACCGGAACCCTGAAATTCAAGGCCCGCTACGATAACCGCGACCAGTCGCTGTTCCCCAACCAGTTCGTCAACGTCCGCCTGCTGGCCGACACCCTCAAGGGCGTCGTCCTGGCACCCACCGCCGCGATCCAGTTCGGCACCAATGGCACCTTCGTCTATGCCCTGGATGGCGACAGGAAGGTCACCATCAAAACGTTGAAGATCGGCCCCAGCGACGGCAGCAACACCGTGGTCACCGAAGGCCTGGCGGCCGGCGAGCGTGTCGTGCTCGAAGGCACCGACCGCTTGAAGGAGGGCAGCGAAGTGGAGGTGGTCAATGACAGCCAGGACGTGCCCACCACGCCGACCGAGCACCTGCAGGGCAAGACCGCGGCGGGTCCGAGTGAACCGGCCGTGGTCGACAAGGCGAAAAAGGGCGGCGCATGA
- a CDS encoding peptidylprolyl isomerase yields the protein MRKTIFAVLFAAVALVAVAVVQGLRPGNDPVAAVQDASVMPADGPSLARLGNQQVSPDELKALLAALTPQVREQMRGNRAALESWIRARLAEKAVLEQADAQGWRHRPDVERQTRAATEQIVFRDYLQSVSQVPAGYPSEEELKQAYDAGKANWTMPALYRVSQIFLAATEPQTFEAVRRQAIELSRKAQASPAEFAALANRFSQDRATAERGGDSGMQPLQQLLPQVREAVARLKVGAVSDPVQSAAGYHVIKLTEQQPAREATLDEVRGQLTQALRAQRQEQIAKAYLDGMLDTATLSIDGAQLSKVLEEVR from the coding sequence GTGAGAAAAACGATCTTCGCGGTTCTTTTTGCAGCGGTGGCCCTGGTTGCGGTGGCCGTGGTGCAAGGCCTGCGACCGGGCAACGATCCGGTGGCGGCGGTGCAGGACGCCAGCGTCATGCCCGCCGACGGGCCGAGCCTGGCGCGCTTGGGCAATCAGCAGGTCAGCCCCGACGAGCTCAAGGCGCTGCTGGCCGCCCTGACACCGCAGGTCCGCGAGCAGATGCGCGGTAACCGGGCCGCGCTGGAGAGTTGGATTCGGGCGCGGCTGGCGGAAAAGGCCGTGCTGGAGCAGGCCGATGCCCAGGGTTGGCGACATCGTCCGGACGTGGAGCGCCAGACCCGGGCGGCCACCGAGCAGATCGTGTTTCGCGATTACCTGCAATCGGTCAGCCAGGTGCCGGCCGGCTATCCCAGTGAAGAAGAGTTGAAACAGGCCTACGATGCGGGCAAAGCCAACTGGACGATGCCGGCGCTGTATCGGGTGAGCCAGATCTTCCTGGCGGCGACCGAGCCGCAGACCTTCGAAGCGGTGCGTCGGCAAGCCATCGAACTGAGCAGAAAGGCCCAGGCGTCGCCGGCGGAGTTTGCCGCGCTGGCGAACCGCTTTTCCCAGGATCGTGCCACTGCCGAGCGAGGCGGGGACAGCGGTATGCAGCCCTTGCAGCAACTGCTGCCGCAAGTGCGCGAGGCGGTGGCGCGGTTGAAGGTGGGGGCGGTTTCGGATCCGGTGCAGAGCGCGGCGGGGTATCACGTCATCAAACTGACCGAACAGCAGCCGGCCAGGGAAGCCACCCTGGACGAAGTTCGCGGGCAACTGACCCAGGCGCTGCGCGCGCAACGCCAGGAACAGATCGCCAAGGCCTACCTGGATGGCATGCTCGATACCGCGACCCTGAGCATCGACGGCGCGCAATTGAGCAAGGTGCTGGAGGAGGTGCGTTAA
- a CDS encoding aspartate/glutamate racemase family protein translates to MRTIGLIGGMSWESSAEYYRLINQQVRDRLGPLRSAQLLMHSVDFGPVEQAQHAGRWEDAAAILVDAARRLEAGGAECVVLCTNTMHKVAAQIQSAVSIPFLHIADPTGQAALEAGAVTVGLLGTAFTMEQEFLKERLSAQGLNVVIPAPEERQAVHRIIYDELCVGVIDPASRQVYQRVIESLAERGAQAIILGCTEIGLLIKPEHSPLPLLDTTHLHARAAVAFALED, encoded by the coding sequence ATGCGCACCATCGGCCTGATTGGCGGCATGAGCTGGGAGTCCAGCGCCGAATACTATCGCCTCATCAACCAGCAGGTACGAGACCGGCTCGGGCCGCTGCGCTCGGCCCAACTGTTGATGCACAGCGTCGACTTCGGCCCGGTGGAACAGGCCCAGCATGCGGGGCGCTGGGAGGATGCCGCCGCGATTCTCGTGGATGCGGCGCGACGTCTCGAGGCCGGGGGCGCCGAATGCGTGGTGCTGTGTACCAACACCATGCACAAGGTGGCGGCGCAGATCCAGTCGGCGGTTTCGATTCCGTTCCTGCACATTGCCGACCCCACCGGCCAGGCCGCCCTCGAAGCGGGGGCCGTCACGGTCGGCCTGCTGGGCACGGCATTCACCATGGAACAGGAGTTCCTCAAGGAGCGCCTGAGCGCCCAAGGCTTGAACGTAGTGATACCCGCCCCCGAGGAACGCCAGGCAGTGCATCGCATCATCTATGACGAACTGTGCGTCGGCGTGATCGATCCGGCATCGCGCCAGGTCTACCAGCGGGTCATCGAGTCCCTGGCCGAGCGCGGCGCCCAGGCGATCATCCTGGGCTGCACGGAAATCGGCCTGCTGATCAAACCCGAACACAGCCCCCTGCCGCTGCTCGACACCACCCACCTGCACGCCCGTGCGGCGGTGGCGTTCGCATTGGAGGACTGA
- a CDS encoding MdtB/MuxB family multidrug efflux RND transporter permease subunit, whose protein sequence is MNLSRLFILRPVATTLSMLAIVLAGLIAYRLLPVSALPQVDYPTIRVMTLYPGASPDVMTSAVTAPLERQFGQMPGLTQMASTSSGGASVITLRFNLETNMDVAEQQVQAAINAATNLLPDDLPAPPVYNKVNPADTPVLTLAITSRTMLLPKLNDLVDTRMAQKIAQISGVGMVTIAGGQRQAVRIKVNPQALAANGLNLADVRTLIGASNVNQPKGNFDGPTRVSMLDANDQLTSPKDYAELILAYANGAPLRLKDVAQIVDGAENERLAAWANENQAVLLNIQRQPGANVIEVVDRIKALLPSITDNLPAGLDVTVLTDRTQTIRASVKDVQHELLIAIALVVMVTFLFLRRFSATIIPSVAVPLSLIGTFGVMYLAGFSINNLTLMALTIATGFVVDDAIVMLENVARYIEEGDSPLQAALKGARQIGFTLVSLTLSLIAVLIPLLFMADVVGRLFREFAITLAVAILISLVVSLTLTPMMCARLLKREPKEEEQGRFYRASGAWIDWLIAAYGRKLQWVLKHQPLTLLVAVGSLVLTVVLYLAVPKGFFPVQDTGVIQGISEAPQSISFAAMSERQQQLAKVILADPAVQSLSSYIGVDGDNATLNSGRLLINLKPHKERDDSATQVIARLQPQLDRLVGIRLFMQPVQDLTIEDRVSRTQYQFSLSSPDAELLTLWSARLTEALARQPELTDVASDLQDKGLQVYLVIDRDAASRLGVSVANITDALYDAFGQRQISTIYTQASQYRVVLQAQAGERIGPKALDQIYVKTTEGGQVRLSSLARVEERQAQLAIAHIGQFPAVMMSFNLAPDVALGHAVEVIEKVQREIGMPVGVQTQFQGAAQAFQASLSSTLLLILAAVVTMYIVLGVLYESYIHPITILSTLPSAAIGALLALILSGNDLGMIAIIGIILLIGIVKKNAIMMIDFALDAERNQGMDPQTAIYQAALLRFRPILMTTLAALFGAVPLMLATGSGAELRQPLGLVMVGGLLVSQVLTLFTTPVIYLYFDRLGRRFARPEGKEVRV, encoded by the coding sequence ATGAATCTCTCGCGGCTGTTCATCCTTCGCCCGGTGGCGACCACCCTGAGCATGCTGGCCATTGTCCTGGCCGGCCTGATCGCCTATCGGCTGCTGCCGGTGTCGGCATTGCCCCAGGTCGACTATCCCACCATCCGGGTGATGACCTTGTACCCGGGCGCGAGCCCCGATGTGATGACCAGTGCGGTGACCGCTCCCCTGGAGCGGCAGTTCGGCCAGATGCCGGGCCTGACCCAGATGGCCTCCACCAGCTCCGGTGGGGCTTCGGTGATTACCCTGCGGTTCAATCTCGAGACCAACATGGATGTCGCCGAACAGCAGGTGCAGGCGGCGATCAACGCGGCGACCAACCTGCTGCCCGACGATCTGCCGGCGCCCCCGGTGTACAACAAGGTCAACCCCGCCGATACCCCGGTGCTGACCCTGGCGATCACCTCCAGGACCATGCTGCTGCCCAAGCTCAATGACCTGGTGGATACGCGCATGGCGCAGAAGATCGCCCAGATCAGCGGGGTCGGTATGGTGACCATCGCCGGCGGCCAGCGCCAGGCCGTGCGGATCAAGGTCAACCCCCAGGCCCTGGCGGCCAACGGCCTGAACCTGGCGGATGTGCGCACACTGATCGGGGCCTCCAACGTCAACCAGCCCAAGGGCAACTTCGACGGCCCGACCCGGGTCTCGATGCTTGACGCCAACGACCAGCTGACCTCGCCCAAGGACTATGCCGAACTGATCCTGGCCTATGCCAATGGTGCGCCATTGCGGCTCAAGGACGTGGCACAGATCGTCGACGGCGCCGAGAACGAACGCCTTGCCGCCTGGGCCAACGAGAACCAGGCCGTGCTGCTGAACATCCAGCGCCAGCCGGGGGCCAACGTGATCGAGGTGGTGGACCGGATCAAGGCCCTGTTGCCAAGTATCACCGACAACCTGCCGGCCGGCCTGGACGTCACGGTGCTGACCGATCGTACCCAGACCATCCGTGCCTCGGTCAAGGATGTGCAACATGAACTGCTGATCGCCATCGCCCTGGTGGTCATGGTGACGTTCCTGTTCCTGCGTCGTTTCAGCGCCACTATCATTCCCTCGGTGGCCGTGCCGCTGTCGCTGATCGGGACCTTCGGGGTGATGTACCTGGCCGGCTTTTCCATCAACAACCTGACCCTGATGGCCCTGACCATCGCCACCGGTTTCGTGGTGGACGACGCCATCGTCATGCTGGAGAACGTCGCCCGTTACATCGAGGAGGGCGACAGCCCATTGCAGGCGGCGCTCAAGGGGGCGAGGCAGATTGGCTTCACCCTGGTGTCCCTGACGCTGTCGCTGATCGCCGTGCTGATCCCCCTGCTGTTCATGGCGGACGTGGTCGGACGGTTGTTTCGCGAATTCGCCATCACCCTGGCGGTGGCGATCCTGATTTCCCTGGTGGTGTCCCTGACGCTGACGCCGATGATGTGCGCGCGCTTGCTCAAGCGTGAGCCGAAGGAAGAGGAACAGGGCCGGTTCTACCGCGCCAGTGGCGCCTGGATCGACTGGCTGATCGCCGCCTATGGCCGCAAGCTGCAATGGGTGCTCAAGCACCAGCCGCTGACCCTGCTGGTGGCGGTGGGCAGCCTCGTGCTCACGGTGGTGTTGTACCTGGCGGTGCCCAAGGGCTTTTTCCCGGTGCAGGACACGGGTGTGATCCAGGGCATTTCCGAAGCGCCCCAGTCGATTTCCTTCGCCGCCATGAGCGAGCGCCAGCAGCAACTGGCCAAGGTGATCCTGGCCGACCCGGCGGTGCAGAGCCTGTCTTCCTATATCGGCGTGGACGGTGACAACGCCACGCTCAACAGCGGGCGTCTGCTGATCAACCTCAAGCCCCACAAGGAGCGTGATGACAGCGCTACGCAGGTCATTGCCCGCTTGCAGCCGCAACTGGACCGCCTGGTGGGGATCCGCCTGTTCATGCAGCCGGTACAGGACCTGACCATCGAGGACCGGGTCAGTCGGACCCAGTACCAGTTCAGCCTGTCGTCGCCGGATGCCGAGTTGCTCACCCTCTGGAGCGCCCGCCTCACCGAGGCGCTGGCCCGCCAGCCGGAACTGACCGACGTCGCCAGCGACCTGCAGGACAAGGGCCTGCAGGTCTATCTGGTGATCGACCGTGACGCCGCCTCGCGCCTGGGCGTGTCGGTGGCGAACATCACCGATGCGCTGTACGACGCTTTCGGCCAGCGGCAGATTTCCACCATCTACACCCAGGCCAGCCAGTATCGCGTGGTGCTGCAGGCCCAGGCCGGGGAGCGGATCGGGCCCAAGGCCCTGGACCAGATCTACGTCAAGACCACCGAAGGCGGGCAGGTGCGGTTGTCGAGCCTGGCCCGGGTCGAAGAGCGTCAGGCGCAGCTGGCGATTGCCCATATCGGCCAGTTCCCGGCGGTGATGATGTCGTTCAACCTGGCTCCGGACGTGGCCCTGGGCCATGCGGTGGAGGTGATCGAAAAGGTCCAGCGGGAGATCGGCATGCCGGTGGGCGTGCAGACCCAGTTCCAGGGTGCCGCCCAGGCATTCCAGGCATCGCTGTCGAGCACCTTGCTGCTGATCCTGGCGGCGGTGGTGACCATGTACATCGTGCTGGGCGTGCTGTACGAGAGCTACATCCACCCGATCACGATCCTCTCCACCTTGCCCTCGGCGGCCATTGGCGCCTTGCTGGCGTTGATCCTAAGCGGCAACGACCTGGGCATGATCGCGATCATCGGCATCATCCTGCTGATCGGTATCGTCAAGAAGAACGCGATCATGATGATCGACTTCGCCCTCGACGCGGAGCGCAACCAGGGCATGGACCCGCAGACGGCCATCTACCAGGCCGCGTTGCTGCGCTTCCGGCCGATCCTGATGACCACCCTGGCGGCCCTGTTCGGCGCAGTGCCGCTGATGCTCGCCACCGGCTCCGGCGCGGAATTGCGCCAGCCCCTGGGCCTGGTGATGGTCGGTGGGCTGCTGGTGAGCCAGGTCTTGACGTTGTTCACCACGCCAGTGATCTACCTGTATTTCGATCGCCTGGGCCGCCGGTTTGCCAGGCCGGAAGGGAAAGAGGTGCGGGTATGA